One part of the Streptomyces sp. AM 2-1-1 genome encodes these proteins:
- a CDS encoding AfsA-related hotdog domain-containing protein — translation MPSTCTCIEGSGGRLATFPGAIAKHTPAYVSCRRGLRGAVGHRRRSVQRVGHVCPGRGHDESRRTGRTRPPGETTGRRTPRDGNAERENRFLVSGIWPADHGFFARRTACTTPLLLVKSMRQSTVLIGHGAYGVQLDHHFLMGSLDFTCDPAHLRAAGSRRG, via the coding sequence ATGCCTTCCACCTGCACGTGTATCGAAGGATCCGGAGGAAGGCTGGCTACTTTTCCAGGGGCCATTGCAAAACATACTCCGGCGTACGTATCTTGTCGGCGCGGGCTGCGTGGGGCAGTCGGCCACAGACGGAGGAGCGTGCAGCGTGTCGGACACGTATGCCCTGGTAGAGGGCACGACGAGAGCCGCCGTACTGGGAGAACTCGTCCACCGGGCGAGACCACGGGACGTCGTACTCCACGGGATGGGAACGCAGAGCGGGAGAACCGGTTCCTCGTGAGCGGGATATGGCCCGCGGACCACGGCTTCTTCGCCCGGCGGACGGCCTGCACGACGCCTCTGCTGCTGGTGAAGTCCATGCGGCAGAGCACGGTACTGATCGGTCACGGCGCCTACGGCGTGCAGCTGGACCATCACTTCCTGATGGGGTCGCTGGACTTCACCTGCGACCCCGCGCACCTGCGGGCCGCGGGGAGCCGCCGAGGGTGA
- a CDS encoding lysine biosynthesis protein LysW, whose translation MSTATLTGTCPECETGLTVPPLVRGETLSCPECMLTLRVEDIEDGVLTLQMVEVKLRDWGQ comes from the coding sequence ATGAGCACCGCAACCCTGACCGGCACCTGCCCCGAGTGCGAGACCGGTCTGACCGTTCCACCGCTCGTGCGGGGCGAGACGCTGTCGTGCCCCGAGTGCATGCTGACCCTGCGGGTCGAGGACATCGAGGACGGCGTCCTGACCCTGCAGATGGTGGAGGTCAAGCTCCGCGACTGGGGCCAGTGA
- a CDS encoding cytochrome P450: MARVVLPGGVVVWSVTGHREIKQLLADPRVSKDAEQHWPVWINGDVPAGWPLSLWVSVRSMITAYGEDHKRLRKLTAKAFTARRIGGLRPRVEEFTGLLLEELAAAPEGEVVDIREGFAAVLPVQVICDLLGIPQEARRRLQDTIGLTFLTDVPPETVERNVGELYAALNALVDSRRATPGDDLITCLIAARDEEVEGGLTQEELVDTVLLIISAGYETTVNLLDHAVHSLLRHPGQLALVREGVASWDDVVEETLRCEPPGFHVPLRYAVQDIEVGVWSSRPGTRYSSRRRGPDATPRSTAGTRTCST, from the coding sequence GTGGCGCGGGTCGTGCTGCCCGGCGGTGTCGTGGTGTGGTCGGTCACGGGCCATCGGGAGATCAAGCAGTTGCTGGCGGACCCGCGGGTCTCGAAGGACGCGGAACAGCACTGGCCGGTCTGGATCAACGGTGATGTCCCGGCCGGCTGGCCCCTTTCTCTCTGGGTTTCGGTGCGCAGCATGATCACCGCGTACGGCGAGGATCACAAGCGATTGAGAAAGCTCACCGCGAAGGCGTTCACCGCGCGCAGGATCGGTGGACTCAGACCGAGGGTCGAGGAGTTCACCGGTCTGCTGCTGGAGGAACTCGCCGCCGCCCCGGAAGGCGAGGTGGTGGATATACGAGAAGGCTTCGCCGCTGTTCTGCCCGTGCAGGTCATCTGCGATTTGCTCGGTATTCCGCAGGAGGCGCGCCGCCGGCTCCAGGACACGATCGGCCTCACCTTTCTCACGGACGTGCCGCCCGAGACGGTGGAGCGGAACGTCGGTGAGCTCTACGCGGCACTGAACGCCCTGGTCGATTCCCGGCGCGCCACGCCGGGCGACGATCTGATCACCTGCCTGATCGCCGCGCGGGACGAGGAGGTGGAGGGGGGCCTGACCCAGGAGGAGCTGGTGGACACCGTCCTGCTCATCATCTCCGCGGGCTACGAGACGACGGTGAACCTGCTGGACCACGCCGTGCACAGTCTGCTGCGCCATCCCGGACAGCTCGCGCTGGTCCGTGAGGGCGTCGCGAGCTGGGACGACGTCGTGGAGGAGACCCTCAGGTGCGAGCCTCCCGGTTTCCACGTCCCTCTGCGGTACGCGGTCCAGGACATCGAGGTGGGGGTGTGGTCGTCGCGGCCGGGGACGCGATACTCGTCTCGCCGGCGGGGGCCGGACGCGACCCCGAGGTCCACGGCCGGAACGCGGACGTGTTCGACGTAA
- a CDS encoding acetylglutamate kinase: MSAESVSPLVVKLGGSCLEDLDGTWWDDLARHAGRRPLVLVHGWSKPLKRLHPRYSQSSAVLRDRYGNQSRWTTPEVIADIRAVSAQLAEDVLGRLERRGVTAERLVGSEGLVSAGEGERWWWREKQLVELDNLVGPITGVDAAYLKNVVPGHACLVTPLARNAAGQEVNTDADRAAAAVAGAVGAADLVLVTDVTHLLIEDRPVHRITAAAAAEFRDRGATGGMRKKLRAGTEALERGAERVVIGSAPLSDLLAARTGTVITRN; encoded by the coding sequence ATGAGCGCGGAGTCGGTGTCGCCCCTCGTGGTCAAGCTCGGCGGGAGCTGCCTGGAGGACCTGGACGGCACGTGGTGGGACGATCTCGCCCGGCACGCCGGGCGACGCCCGCTGGTCCTGGTGCACGGCTGGTCCAAGCCCCTCAAGAGGCTCCACCCGCGTTACTCGCAGTCCTCGGCGGTCCTTCGTGACCGGTACGGCAACCAGAGCCGGTGGACCACGCCGGAGGTCATCGCGGACATCAGGGCCGTCAGCGCGCAGCTCGCCGAGGACGTGCTGGGGCGGCTGGAGCGCCGCGGTGTCACGGCGGAGCGGTTGGTGGGCAGCGAGGGGCTGGTGAGCGCCGGGGAGGGTGAGCGGTGGTGGTGGCGGGAGAAGCAGCTCGTCGAGCTCGACAACCTCGTCGGGCCGATCACCGGGGTGGATGCGGCGTACCTGAAGAACGTGGTGCCCGGTCATGCCTGCCTCGTCACCCCGCTGGCGCGCAACGCGGCCGGCCAGGAGGTCAACACCGATGCCGACCGGGCCGCCGCGGCGGTGGCCGGGGCGGTCGGTGCGGCCGATCTCGTGCTGGTCACCGATGTCACGCACCTGCTGATCGAGGACCGGCCGGTGCACCGGATCACCGCCGCGGCCGCGGCCGAGTTCCGGGACAGGGGTGCCACGGGCGGCATGCGCAAGAAGCTCCGGGCAGGGACGGAGGCGCTGGAGCGGGGGGCGGAGCGGGTCGTCATCGGCAGCGCGCCCCTCTCCGACCTCCTGGCGGCCCGTACCGGCACCGTCATCACGCGAAACTAA
- a CDS encoding pyridoxal phosphate-dependent aminotransferase, with amino-acid sequence MSDRAPVAMSATLAADEELTRRRAAGERVVSLAGGEIGLPVLPVLAQRLAAAAGRNAYGPVTGDRALRVAAAGYWGRRGLPTDPGLVVCGPGSKPLLFALMLAVGGDVVVPVPSWVSYGAQAALAGGRALPVAVRPGEGGVPDPDALVGAVRRARAAGRDPRCVVVTLPDNPSGTIARAATVRRLAEAARELDLVVVSDEIYCDLVFDVADRALSPAVFAPERTVVTTGLTKNLALGGWRTGVARLPDSDLGRTLHARLAGVASQIWSSTAAPVQAAAAYAFEEPPEVVARVAASLRLHEVVVRAVARQFTAAGARLTPVRATCYLYPDFEPLRPHLARVHKVGGSGELAELLSRRYGVGVLPATAFGEAERPLRIRAATGRLYGESDAERGIALSAADPLRLPWVSACLDRVAEVLGDLTGRPVPDAAALSR; translated from the coding sequence ATGTCTGATCGCGCGCCGGTGGCCATGTCGGCCACCCTCGCCGCCGACGAGGAGCTGACGCGGCGCCGGGCGGCCGGGGAGCGGGTCGTGTCCCTGGCCGGCGGTGAGATCGGGCTGCCGGTCCTGCCGGTCCTGGCGCAGCGGCTCGCCGCGGCGGCCGGCCGCAACGCCTACGGTCCGGTGACCGGGGACCGGGCGCTGCGGGTGGCGGCGGCCGGGTACTGGGGCCGGCGCGGTCTGCCGACCGATCCGGGCCTGGTGGTCTGCGGGCCGGGGAGCAAGCCGTTGCTGTTCGCGCTGATGCTGGCGGTCGGCGGTGACGTGGTGGTGCCGGTGCCGAGCTGGGTGAGTTACGGGGCGCAGGCCGCGCTGGCGGGGGGGCGTGCCCTGCCGGTGGCCGTGCGCCCCGGTGAGGGCGGGGTGCCCGATCCCGACGCCCTGGTCGGGGCGGTGCGGCGGGCACGGGCCGCGGGGCGGGATCCGCGGTGCGTGGTGGTCACCCTGCCCGACAACCCGAGCGGCACGATCGCCCGGGCGGCCACCGTGCGCCGGCTCGCCGAGGCCGCCCGGGAGCTGGACCTGGTCGTCGTCTCCGACGAGATCTACTGCGACCTGGTCTTCGATGTCGCCGACCGGGCGCTCTCCCCGGCGGTCTTCGCACCCGAGAGGACGGTGGTGACCACCGGGCTCACCAAGAACCTGGCGCTGGGCGGGTGGCGGACGGGCGTCGCCCGCCTGCCCGACAGCGACCTGGGGCGCACGCTGCACGCGCGGCTGGCCGGCGTCGCCAGCCAGATCTGGTCGAGCACCGCGGCCCCGGTGCAGGCCGCCGCGGCCTACGCCTTCGAGGAGCCGCCCGAGGTCGTCGCCCGCGTGGCCGCGAGCCTGCGGCTGCACGAGGTGGTGGTGCGGGCGGTGGCCCGGCAGTTCACCGCCGCCGGCGCCCGCCTGACCCCGGTGCGGGCCACCTGCTACCTCTACCCCGACTTCGAACCCCTGCGCCCGCATCTGGCCCGTGTCCACAAGGTGGGGGGCAGCGGGGAACTGGCGGAGCTGCTCTCGCGCCGGTACGGGGTGGGGGTGCTGCCCGCCACGGCGTTCGGTGAAGCGGAGCGCCCGCTGCGGATCCGGGCCGCCACCGGCCGGCTGTACGGGGAGAGCGACGCCGAGCGCGGCATCGCGCTGAGCGCCGCGGACCCGTTGCGCCTGCCGTGGGTGAGCGCCTGCCTCGACCGCGTCGCCGAGGTCCTGGGCGACCTCACCGGCCGCCCCGTACCGGACGCGGCCGCTCTCTCCCGCTGA
- a CDS encoding cytochrome P450 — translation MVVAAGDAILVSPAGAGRDPEVHGRNADVFDVTRGTRRTHLTFGHGVHHCLGAPLARMEAVVALEALFRRFPGLRLAEPEQPLAPLPSFLSNGHLRLPVLLHA, via the coding sequence GTGGTCGTCGCGGCCGGGGACGCGATACTCGTCTCGCCGGCGGGGGCCGGACGCGACCCCGAGGTCCACGGCCGGAACGCGGACGTGTTCGACGTAACCCGCGGCACGCGCCGGACCCACCTCACCTTCGGCCACGGGGTGCACCACTGCCTGGGGGCCCCACTGGCCAGGATGGAGGCGGTCGTCGCCCTCGAAGCCCTCTTTCGCCGGTTCCCCGGCCTGCGGCTCGCGGAGCCGGAGCAGCCCTTGGCGCCGCTGCCGTCGTTCCTCTCGAACGGCCACCTCCGCCTCCCCGTACTGCTCCACGCCTGA
- the argC gene encoding N-acetyl-gamma-glutamyl-phosphate reductase → MIRVGIVGASGLAGGELLRLVIQHPDLELTFLGGSSSAGRRPAELHPGLRLDLGLVVEPVDADRVAERCDVVFLATPAPVSARLAAELADRVACVIDLSGAFRISGRELHERWYPKAERSEELAARFVYGVPELVGDALEGAALISVPGCYATAITLGLAPLTLGLGLRLRTVVVDGKSGSSGGGLQLRTADLHPLRNGAIAPYAPTGHRHAAEVAEFLGRQGPGGIDSLSMSAYGVSHVRGLLVSCYVFTDEEVDLRELQRAYARFYRGRSFVRVRRNDETLIPMPDPQAALGSNYCDVTVLHDADGGRIVVLAALDNLVKGAAGQAVQALNLRYGLPERTGLTMQPLLPA, encoded by the coding sequence ATGATACGTGTGGGAATCGTCGGGGCTTCGGGGCTGGCCGGAGGCGAACTTCTCCGGCTGGTCATCCAGCACCCCGATCTCGAACTGACTTTCCTGGGCGGGAGTTCCAGTGCGGGCCGGCGCCCGGCGGAGCTCCATCCCGGGCTGCGCCTCGATCTCGGGCTGGTGGTCGAGCCGGTGGACGCGGACCGGGTGGCCGAGCGGTGCGACGTGGTGTTCCTGGCCACGCCCGCCCCGGTGTCCGCCCGGCTCGCCGCGGAGCTCGCCGATCGTGTGGCGTGCGTGATCGACCTCAGTGGTGCTTTCCGGATCAGCGGCCGGGAGCTGCACGAGCGGTGGTATCCGAAGGCCGAGCGGTCGGAGGAACTGGCCGCGCGCTTCGTGTACGGGGTGCCGGAGCTCGTCGGCGACGCGCTCGAGGGTGCCGCGCTGATCTCCGTACCCGGTTGTTACGCGACGGCCATCACGCTCGGGCTGGCGCCCCTGACCCTGGGGCTGGGTCTGCGCCTGAGGACCGTGGTCGTGGACGGCAAGAGCGGTTCCAGCGGCGGGGGTCTGCAGTTGCGGACCGCCGACCTGCACCCCTTGCGCAACGGTGCCATCGCCCCGTACGCGCCGACCGGTCATCGTCATGCCGCGGAGGTCGCCGAGTTCCTCGGCCGGCAGGGGCCGGGCGGGATCGACTCGCTGAGCATGTCGGCGTACGGGGTCTCCCACGTGCGCGGGCTGCTCGTCAGCTGCTACGTGTTCACCGACGAGGAGGTGGACCTGCGGGAGCTGCAGCGGGCGTACGCCCGGTTCTACCGGGGCCGTTCCTTCGTGCGGGTGCGCCGCAACGACGAGACGCTGATCCCCATGCCCGACCCCCAGGCGGCGCTGGGGTCCAACTACTGCGACGTGACGGTCCTGCACGATGCGGACGGTGGTCGCATCGTCGTCCTGGCGGCGCTGGACAACCTGGTCAAGGGTGCGGCGGGCCAGGCGGTGCAGGCGCTCAACCTGCGCTACGGGCTGCCGGAGAGGACGGGGCTGACGATGCAGCCCCTGTTGCCGGCATGA
- a CDS encoding fumarylacetoacetate (FAA) hydrolase, whose amino-acid sequence MSVIFECEYKGRRYAGLGLPADGAFHELYAVREGQLRDALVAGSGPADVAKALRAGGEVLSVAVGDRELRFLPPLLPTSTNNSLINGFMGTHRSKFDRAPEPDEAFAAPNYYIKGFGSWLRMPDEPLVTPADPLWLLEEPEVVLVYVNDDEGIPHYAGYTFGNDLNDIGLHLEKPWAWTPYAKLCETSIAPWLFLEDPPAAVSGRVVIERGGATAWEGAFSCGADSIFQQFGDMTQYLFICMRSAVRALVNYLFMGADKATYHDGFRIEDGDRMVIDRDQPPGCRCPTSPIAPAPRPRR is encoded by the coding sequence ATGTCCGTCATCTTCGAGTGCGAGTACAAAGGCCGGCGGTACGCGGGGCTGGGCCTGCCCGCGGACGGCGCGTTCCACGAGCTGTACGCGGTGCGGGAGGGGCAGTTGCGGGACGCCCTGGTCGCCGGTTCGGGCCCGGCGGACGTCGCCAAGGCCCTCAGGGCGGGCGGGGAGGTGCTGTCGGTCGCGGTGGGGGACCGTGAACTGCGTTTCCTGCCGCCCCTGTTGCCCACGTCGACGAACAACTCACTGATCAACGGTTTCATGGGGACCCACCGCTCCAAGTTCGACCGTGCCCCGGAACCCGACGAGGCGTTCGCCGCGCCGAACTACTACATCAAGGGCTTCGGGTCCTGGCTGCGCATGCCGGACGAGCCGCTCGTCACCCCGGCCGATCCGCTCTGGCTGCTGGAGGAGCCGGAAGTCGTGCTGGTCTACGTCAACGACGACGAGGGGATCCCGCACTACGCGGGCTACACGTTCGGCAACGACCTCAACGACATCGGGCTCCACCTGGAGAAGCCGTGGGCGTGGACCCCCTACGCCAAGCTGTGCGAGACCTCCATCGCCCCCTGGCTCTTCCTGGAGGACCCCCCGGCGGCGGTGAGCGGCCGGGTCGTCATCGAGCGCGGGGGGGCCACGGCGTGGGAAGGCGCGTTCTCCTGCGGCGCGGACTCCATCTTCCAGCAGTTCGGCGACATGACGCAGTACCTGTTCATCTGCATGCGCTCCGCCGTCCGGGCCCTGGTGAACTACCTGTTCATGGGGGCGGACAAGGCCACCTACCACGACGGTTTCCGGATCGAGGACGGTGACCGCATGGTCATCGACCGTGACCAGCCACCAGGGTGTCGCTGCCCAACGTCACCAATCGCCCCGGCCCCAAGGCCCCGCCGGTAG
- a CDS encoding ScbR family autoregulator-binding transcription factor → MAKQDRSVRTRRRVLEAAAEVFDREGYRATTVNEIAAAAGMTKGAVYFHFSGKEELAQVILDEQQRGAEEALLPQAVKLQETADSGLVLAERLHTDGLVRASVRLSLDQQAGELDRSSPFRTWTEVNLAILQEAGRRGELLAHVDLAATAELFVGSFAGLQHMSQVLSGYADLPRRISVLLRTVLPSIAVPRSWASSTCAPSAAPTSSPRPRPGPPPQ, encoded by the coding sequence GTGGCTAAACAGGATCGATCGGTACGTACACGGCGCCGGGTGCTGGAGGCGGCGGCGGAGGTCTTCGACCGGGAGGGCTACCGGGCGACGACCGTCAACGAGATCGCCGCGGCGGCCGGCATGACGAAGGGAGCGGTGTACTTCCACTTCAGCGGTAAAGAGGAACTCGCCCAGGTCATCCTCGACGAACAGCAGCGCGGCGCCGAGGAGGCACTCCTGCCGCAGGCCGTGAAACTGCAGGAGACAGCGGACTCGGGCCTGGTGCTCGCCGAACGGCTCCACACGGACGGCCTCGTGCGCGCCAGCGTCCGGCTCAGCCTGGACCAGCAAGCGGGCGAACTCGACCGCAGCAGCCCCTTCCGTACCTGGACGGAAGTCAACCTCGCCATCCTCCAGGAGGCCGGGCGGCGCGGGGAACTGCTCGCGCACGTCGACCTCGCCGCCACCGCCGAACTGTTCGTCGGCTCCTTCGCCGGCCTCCAGCACATGTCGCAGGTCCTGTCCGGATACGCGGACCTGCCACGGCGGATCTCCGTACTGCTGCGCACCGTGCTGCCCAGCATCGCCGTCCCCCGGTCCTGGGCAAGCTCGACCTGTGCGCCGAGCGCGGCGCCCACCTCATCGCCGAGGCCGAGGCCCGGGCCGCCGCCCCAGTAG
- a CDS encoding RimK family alpha-L-glutamate ligase has translation MAGSIAVVADRIGWEERRLIEAAPRFGLRIDWVNDESLCLGAAHAVSSLEGYDALLVRSRSYTRGGLIATMAEANGVRVLNSAASIHACENKLVLRAVLRAAGIPVPDFRLALSRKDFERALGELGTPVVLKPVYGGMGKRVTLVRDGDLAHSVYDYVEDLGHAFEQACLVEPYLGGGSVRCLVVGREIVAAAEFESAGADWRSNAALGNRSRSLSEDPEVRKSVDGVVDRLGAGIYGVDLFRTATGPVVNEVNHAPAWRGVASTTSTDISSAVLGHLRETLG, from the coding sequence ATGGCCGGCAGCATCGCCGTCGTCGCGGACCGGATCGGCTGGGAGGAACGCCGGCTGATCGAGGCGGCCCCGCGGTTCGGTCTGCGGATCGACTGGGTCAACGACGAGTCCCTGTGCCTGGGGGCGGCGCACGCCGTCTCCTCCCTGGAGGGGTACGACGCGCTTTTGGTCCGCAGCCGCAGTTACACCCGCGGCGGGCTGATCGCGACGATGGCCGAGGCGAACGGGGTGCGGGTCCTCAACTCGGCCGCCTCGATCCACGCCTGTGAGAACAAGCTCGTGCTGCGCGCCGTGCTGCGCGCGGCCGGGATACCCGTGCCCGATTTCCGGCTGGCCCTGTCGCGCAAGGACTTCGAGCGGGCGCTGGGGGAACTGGGCACGCCCGTGGTGCTCAAGCCGGTGTACGGGGGGATGGGCAAGCGCGTCACCCTGGTGCGCGACGGTGACCTGGCGCACTCCGTGTACGACTACGTCGAGGATCTCGGGCACGCCTTCGAGCAGGCCTGCCTGGTCGAGCCGTATCTGGGGGGCGGGTCGGTGCGCTGCCTGGTCGTCGGCCGGGAGATCGTGGCGGCCGCCGAGTTCGAGAGCGCGGGTGCCGACTGGCGCAGCAACGCGGCGCTGGGCAACCGGAGCCGGTCCCTGAGCGAGGATCCCGAGGTCCGCAAGAGCGTCGACGGTGTCGTGGACCGGCTGGGCGCCGGGATCTACGGGGTGGATCTCTTCAGGACCGCGACGGGCCCCGTCGTCAACGAGGTCAACCACGCCCCCGCATGGCGGGGTGTGGCGTCCACGACGAGCACGGACATCTCGTCGGCCGTGCTCGGACATCTGCGGGAGACACTGGGATGA
- a CDS encoding MFS transporter, with protein sequence MSASQTELPGTSAPAESRKAPAITAPVALSTAAFMGILTEALPAGVLPEMARDLSVSESAMGQSLTIYAIATGLSAIPLSVTTAAWARKKLLLLAVLAFAVAGLIAALSSSYPLTMVFRLIAGVAAAAVWAELVGYARRLAPPHLQGRAIAITMAGVPLALSLGIPLGTFLGGLFGWRLTFGLVTLVSVALLGWIFVSVPDAPGKRPEAREPILKALALPGVSAVLFVVAAYVLAHNILYTYIATFLDENDMGDSRDVVLLVFGIASVVSILITGALVDRRLRQLTIVSSALFLAAAVLLALLAGNIVVVYGAMVLWGLGWGGVTTLLQTAVTDAGGDRGQALLVTTWNSFMAGGGAVGGILLGGIGPDSFAWSVLALMAPVLVVVVLARKHAFPAKRPDMVEAA encoded by the coding sequence ATGTCAGCTTCTCAAACGGAGCTCCCCGGCACGTCCGCGCCGGCAGAGAGCCGCAAAGCTCCCGCTATCACCGCTCCTGTAGCCCTGTCGACGGCGGCCTTCATGGGGATCCTGACGGAGGCCCTTCCCGCCGGGGTGCTCCCCGAGATGGCCCGGGACCTCTCGGTCAGCGAGTCCGCGATGGGCCAGTCCCTCACGATCTACGCGATCGCCACCGGCCTCTCGGCCATCCCGCTGTCCGTCACCACGGCGGCCTGGGCCCGCAAGAAGCTGCTGCTCCTGGCGGTCCTGGCCTTCGCCGTCGCCGGCCTGATCGCGGCACTCTCGTCCAGCTACCCCCTGACGATGGTGTTCCGGTTGATCGCGGGCGTCGCCGCGGCGGCCGTGTGGGCCGAACTCGTCGGCTACGCGCGGCGGCTGGCCCCGCCCCATCTGCAGGGCCGGGCCATCGCCATCACCATGGCCGGTGTCCCGCTCGCCCTGTCGCTCGGCATCCCGCTGGGCACCTTCCTGGGCGGCCTGTTCGGCTGGCGCCTGACCTTCGGCCTGGTGACCCTGGTCTCCGTGGCCCTGCTGGGGTGGATCTTCGTCTCCGTCCCCGACGCCCCCGGCAAGCGGCCCGAAGCCCGTGAGCCGATCCTGAAGGCGCTGGCGCTGCCCGGTGTCTCGGCGGTGCTGTTCGTGGTCGCGGCCTACGTCCTCGCCCACAACATCCTGTACACGTACATCGCCACCTTCCTCGACGAGAACGACATGGGCGACTCCCGTGACGTGGTGCTGCTGGTCTTCGGTATCGCCTCGGTGGTGAGCATCCTGATCACCGGTGCGCTGGTCGACCGCAGGCTGCGCCAGCTGACGATCGTCAGCAGCGCCCTGTTCCTGGCCGCGGCGGTCCTCCTGGCCCTGCTGGCCGGCAACATCGTCGTGGTCTACGGCGCGATGGTGCTCTGGGGCCTGGGCTGGGGCGGTGTCACGACCCTGCTCCAGACCGCCGTCACCGACGCGGGAGGCGACCGGGGGCAGGCGCTGCTGGTCACCACGTGGAACTCCTTCATGGCCGGCGGCGGCGCGGTGGGCGGCATCCTCCTGGGCGGTATCGGCCCCGACTCCTTCGCCTGGAGTGTCCTGGCACTCATGGCGCCGGTGCTGGTCGTGGTGGTCCTGGCCCGCAAGCACGCGTTCCCCGCGAAGCGGCCGGACATGGTCGAAGCGGCCTGA
- a CDS encoding AMP-binding protein codes for MSAEQGAVYPGPAVATSDENAAEYRRRGWWREETFLDDLRRQARERPHKLAVAGRRLHEARTDTLDYSELAVLTERFAGALLELGVERGDFVAVQLPNRWEIVPLMFACIRVGAVICPIAPVCRENDLRHRLSLTGAKVCVTVDEWEGYPLAKTLIALRGELALEHVVVVGGHTPEQAVDFHDHFVAEPWERVGRRDPAGRELGPDDPFVVLFTSGTTGDSKGVLHSQNTIHSAVRGYVDTFLLREDLVAALTTPLIHYSGFGQGVLAGVMLGGTVVFQDLTDNSLLPDLIERYGATLLYGPPPTLTAVAESQRAEPRDVSSLRHVVTGAAPVLQQLVDELRETFGAQTYSVWGMSEFGPVTITRLDYNQDWAAHSHGRPIDSMAIRIDACHDPSKRAPVGRLRVRGASRALGYYKRADAFDAEMNAEGWFDTGDVAREDGRGGIRLLGRAKDAILRDGIVVPMAELEAIIARHPKVTEAAVVGPAGRLDDLILAVVVPRGDDPPSLEEVRAHLAAAGQEARFLPDRLEVLAALPKTLTGKVRKIELRERYAGQEPVEAGGAR; via the coding sequence GTGAGCGCGGAGCAGGGGGCGGTGTACCCCGGTCCGGCGGTCGCGACGTCCGACGAGAACGCCGCGGAGTACCGCAGGCGCGGGTGGTGGCGCGAGGAGACGTTCCTGGACGATCTGCGGCGTCAGGCGCGGGAGCGGCCGCACAAGCTGGCTGTCGCGGGCCGGCGGCTGCACGAGGCGCGTACCGACACCCTCGACTACTCCGAGCTCGCCGTTTTGACGGAGCGTTTCGCGGGTGCGCTGCTCGAACTCGGTGTGGAGCGGGGTGACTTCGTCGCGGTCCAGCTGCCCAACCGGTGGGAGATCGTGCCGTTGATGTTCGCCTGCATCCGGGTGGGGGCGGTGATCTGCCCCATCGCGCCGGTCTGCCGGGAGAACGACCTGCGCCACCGCCTCTCGCTGACCGGGGCGAAGGTCTGCGTCACGGTCGACGAGTGGGAGGGCTACCCCCTGGCGAAGACGCTCATCGCGCTCCGGGGCGAACTGGCCCTCGAGCACGTCGTGGTGGTCGGGGGGCACACCCCCGAGCAGGCCGTGGACTTCCACGACCACTTCGTCGCCGAGCCCTGGGAGCGGGTGGGCCGGCGGGATCCGGCCGGCCGTGAGCTGGGTCCCGACGATCCCTTCGTCGTGCTCTTCACCTCGGGTACCACGGGCGACTCCAAGGGGGTGCTGCACAGCCAGAACACCATCCACTCGGCGGTGCGCGGCTACGTGGACACTTTCCTGCTGCGCGAGGATCTCGTCGCCGCGCTGACGACACCCCTGATCCACTACTCGGGCTTCGGCCAGGGTGTCCTGGCCGGGGTCATGCTGGGCGGCACCGTCGTCTTCCAGGACCTGACGGACAACAGTCTCCTGCCCGACCTGATCGAGCGGTACGGGGCGACGCTCCTGTACGGGCCGCCGCCCACCCTCACCGCGGTCGCCGAGTCCCAGCGCGCGGAGCCGCGGGACGTGTCCTCGCTGCGGCATGTCGTCACCGGTGCCGCGCCCGTCCTGCAGCAGCTGGTGGACGAGTTGCGGGAGACGTTCGGGGCGCAGACCTACTCGGTGTGGGGGATGTCGGAGTTCGGTCCGGTGACCATCACCCGGCTGGACTACAACCAGGACTGGGCGGCGCACAGTCACGGGCGTCCGATCGACTCCATGGCGATCCGGATCGATGCCTGCCACGATCCCAGCAAGCGTGCCCCGGTGGGCCGGCTGCGGGTGCGCGGGGCGTCCCGGGCGCTCGGCTACTACAAGCGGGCCGACGCGTTCGACGCGGAGATGAACGCGGAGGGCTGGTTCGACACCGGTGACGTGGCCCGTGAGGACGGGCGCGGCGGGATCCGGCTGCTGGGCCGGGCGAAGGACGCGATCCTGCGGGACGGCATCGTCGTGCCGATGGCCGAGCTGGAGGCCATCATCGCCCGGCATCCCAAGGTGACCGAGGCGGCCGTGGTCGGCCCCGCGGGGCGGCTGGACGACCTGATCCTGGCGGTGGTCGTGCCGCGGGGCGACGACCCGCCCTCCCTGGAGGAGGTCCGTGCCCATCTGGCGGCCGCCGGCCAGGAGGCGCGGTTCCTCCCCGACCGGCTGGAGGTGCTCGCGGCGCTGCCCAAGACGCTGACCGGCAAGGTCCGCAAGATCGAACTGCGGGAGCGGTACGCCGGCCAGGAGCCGGTGGAGGCCGGCGGCGCACGGTAG